The segment CGTCCAGCGCCCGCGCCACCTCCCGCAACGACAACCCCAGGGACCGCAGGCTCTCGATATGGAAGATCCGTCGGATGTCCTCACCGGAGTACTCTCGGTATCCCGCGTCGGTACGGGCCGACGCCCGCACCAGACCGAGCGACTCGTAATGCCGGAGCATCCGGGCACTGACCCCGGACCGCCGCGCCACATCACCGATCAGCACAACCCGTCAACCCTCCCGCCCGGGCGGCCCCAGGGCCACCACGCGCTTGGCTTCCTCGACCGCGAACGCGAACCCGGCGTCCGGGTCGCGGAACAAGTGTTCCGTAGCGATCGCATGCCGCCGCACTCGCGCCGGTCCGGAGCCCGCCATCGCACCGTGCAGAACCGGGACGATCATCTCACCGAGTGCGATCAGCGCCCGGCTGAGACTCAACTGCACCTCATGCCCACCACGCCCGAGCTGCGACGCCAGCACTCCGGCCAACCAGGGCTCCGCCCCTTCGGGCACCAGGACGCCCGCCGCCCGCCAAGCGCTCCGCGCCACCTCCTCGTCGGCGTCGGTCAGCAGCCCCCGCGTGATCGCCGGCCATGCCCGCCGGTCCCCGATCTTGGACAGTGTGTGCAGAGCCTGGCTCCGGGCCTGCGCGCACTCCGAGCGCAGCTCGCCGATCAGCAGCGGGACCGTGACAGACGCCGAATGCCGGGTCAGCGCCCAGGTCAGCGCCTCGCGTACGGAGAAATCGGGCTCGACCGCGCACCGCTCGACGAGCCGGCCGACGAACCGCTCGTTCGGGACCGTACCGACCGCCATGGCCGCCCGCAGCCGCATCGACGAGCTGCCGCTCTCCAACCCCTGGACCATCCGCATGGTGTCCGTGTCCTCCTCCGCCATGGCCACCGTGACCACCTCCTTCACCTCCACAGGGAAACGCCTGCCACGGTGTCAAGGTCAAGCGGAACCCCGGCTGCCGACGAGATGTTCCACGGCCCTGAACGCGTGCCCGCGGTGTTGTCAGTGCCGCTCCCTAGGCTGTCCAGGACCCAGGGGAAGTGCCCGTCTCTGTAAAAGGAAGTGGTGCGGCATGGTCCGCAGGCCGGTTGACCGCGAGGTTCACGTTGACTACGGCCAGATCTACGTCCAGAGCGGTCCGGACAGCATCGGCCCGTCGCTCGACGAGACGTTCGCCGGGCAGAGCAACGGGCTGTGCGGGGCTGCGGTCCCCGGCATGCTCTGGCTCACGACCGGGCTTCACACCGGTTGGGTGCCGTTCACCGTCGAAGTGCATGACCATGCTCCACCGCTGGACGCGGTGTGGGAGGACGTCGTGGAGGTTTCCTTCCGTCCCACGTCGGCCGACAGCGCGCTGGTGCAATGGGCGGGCGAGGACTTCTGGATGTTGGACCTGGCGGAGGTCGACTACCGGGTGCGCTACTGCACCAGGGGCCTGGACGCGGCGGCGAACGGGCAGGGCACCCGGATGGACGGCGACCCCGAAGTCGACTGTTACCTGCTGCAGTTCTGGCCGGCCGAGCCCGCACCCGACCGCGTCCTCCGGCAGAGTTCACAGCTCGCCGCTTACTGGCACGACTACGCCGAGCGTCAGCCACCCCCGCCGACACCCGCGGAACGTGCGGAGGCCGACCGCCTCACGCGCCTCGAGGAGGAGCAGGCCGAAGAAGAACACCGGCTCGCCTACGAACGATGGGAGTGGGGCGGGCAGCTGCCGAGCCGGGCGCTGCGCGATGTCGCCGGAAACGTGCGCGGCCTGCTCCGGTTCGACCCGGACCTCGTCCACGCCCTCGGCGCCGCCACTCCTGCGGTCCAGCGGGCGACGGCCCTGCTGGCTGCGCGCCGCGCATGCGAGGCGGCCGGTCTCACCCGGCTCGACTGGATCAACACGGGACTCACCGCCCTGGCTGACGGCCACCCGCTGCCGCCCCCTCTGGACGACCCCGACCGTGTCTGGCAGATCCTGGGAACCGACCCCGACGTCCCCGACAACACCACCGGCTGGGCCGTCCCACCCGAGCGCCCGCCCTTCCGGCCCTCCGCCCCCCCGCTTTGCGTTCACCGCGCTGCCGGCGTCCGGCCAACCCGCTCAGATCACCGGCCCGGCGGCAGCCGTGGTGAAACCGGCCGACACACCGGAACCTGCCGCTCCCAAGGAATCGGCGTCCACCACGCTGATCGTGACGGTCGGTGACCCGGATCCGTCACTGCGTTTCTCCCAGCCCCATATGGCACTCCCCGCGCTGCTCGGCGCAGCCGAGACGGACCCGCTCCGGGCTGTGCTCGACGCGGTGTACGCGGCGGTGGCCACCTACGGAGAGGACTACCGGACCCTCCTGGAGGAGATCCGGACCGCATGTCGCAGACACCCCGAAGACGCATGAGACCACCGGAAGGCCCCGGGCATCGCTTAGTCGAGTAGGTCGGGTTGGGTGTGGGTGATGTGGTGGGTGGGGCCGGTGGCTTTGGCGGCGAGCACCGTGTCGGGTATGGGCTCGAGGCCTTCCAGGGTGAGTTCTTCGTGGGTGGTGTTCATGTGGTTGCCTTGGTCTTCTGTGTGGTGGTCACATCGTCTGCGGTGGTGTCGGTGTCGGTGTCTGCGGTGGTGTCGGTGTCGGTGTCTGCGGTGGTGTGGGTGTGGGTGTCAGTGTCGGTTGTGGTGGTGGTGGGTTGGGCGGGGACGTGGAGGCCGGGGATGGTGATGTCGGGGATGGTCCTGACGGTTTCGTAGCCGGTTCCGATGGCTTCGGCGAGGGTGGTGGTCATGTTGTTGGCGGATGGCTTCGCCCTCGGCTCCCCACAGCTCGAGAATGTGGTCGACGGCGGCCCGGAAGACGGGTTCCTCGCGGTACAGGCCGCTGGCCATGCGGTGGTGCTGGGATCCCTGGCCGGGCAGGAGCAGGGCGACGGGCCGTGGGCCCTGGGCCGGGACCTGCCGTGCCGGGGCGGCCGCGAGGTCGGCCAGGGCCCGGCCGGGTGTGGTGACCACCGCCCCGCGCCACGGCCCCGCCACCGCGCCGGGCACCGGTAGCGCGGTCCCGGTGCGCAGGGCGCGGGCCAGCCGGGCCCGGGCGGCACGTTCGTCCGCCGGGTCCGTCCCCGCCCAGCACAGCAGCCGGGCCGTATCGTGCACAGCGACGGTGACCGCCATGAAACCTGCCCTCCTTCCCCTTCTCTCCGCTTGCCCCGCTCCCCGGCTCCCCGGCTCCCGGCTTCCCGCTTCCCGGTTCCCGGCTTCCCGGCTTCCCGCTTCCCGCTTCCCGGGCTTCCCGGTTTCCCCGGCTTCCGGGCTTCCCGGTTTCCCCGGCTTCCGGGCTTCCGGGCTTCCCGCTTCCTGCTTCCGGTTTTCCGGCTCCCGGTCTCACCCGGCTCGACTGGATCAACACGGGATTCACAGCCCTGGCTGACGGTCACCCGCTGCCGCCCCCTCTGGAGGACCCCGACCGTGTCTGGCAGGTCCTGGGAACCGATCCCGATGTCCCCGACAACATCACCGGCTGGGCCGTCCCACCCGAGCGCCCCCCTTCCGGCCCTCCGCCCCCCCCGCTCCCCGCCCCCCCCGCTTCCCGGTTCCCCGGTTCCCGGTTCCCCGGTTCCCGGTTCCCCGGTTCCGGGCTTCCTGCTCCCCGGTTTCCGGTTTCCGGTTTCCGGTTTCCCGGCTCCCGGCTCCCGGCTTCCGGTTTCCGGTTTTCTGGTTTCCGGGTTTTCTGGTTTCCCGGTTTCCGGTTTTCTGGGTGTCCGGTTTTTTGGTTCGGGTGGTTGGTGTTCAGGTCAGGGAGATCCCGCCGTCGACGCTGAGGATCTGTCCGGTGAGGTAGTCGTTGTCGAGGAAGACCCCGATGGCGGGGGCTACTTCTTCGGGGGTGGTCAGCCGGGGGACCGGTAGCTTGGCGGCCAGACTCTGCCGGAACTTTTCGCTGGCGTTCGCTGTCATCCGGGTCTCCATGAACCCCGGCGAGAGAGCGTTCACCGTCACTCCACGGCGCCCGCACTCGACCGCCAGGGTACGCGTCAGGCCGATCACCCCCGCCTTGGAAGCGGCGTAGGCGGTCTGGCCGGACGTAGCGACCAGAGCCGACGGCGACACCACGTTGATGATCCGCCCCCACCGTCTCTTGACCATCGACGGCAACACCGCACGGCACACATGGAACGTGCCCATCAGGTTCGTCTCGATGACCTCGCCCCACACCTCGGGCGACTGACTCATCATCAGCGCGTCCTTGCGGACAGCGGCGTTGCTCACCAGGACATCGACCTCGCCCAGCTCCTCGGCGACACGCCGGTACAGGGCGGTCACCGATTCCCAGCTGCTCACATCGGCCTGGACGACGACCGAGTCGTTCGTCAGACGCATCCCGACCTCCCGGGCACCGTCCTCGGCCCGGTTGTAGTGGAGAGCGACCCGGCATCCGAGCCGGTCGAGCTCGACGGCGACGGCCGCACCGAACCCGCCGGACGCGCCGGTCACCAGAGCGACGGGCCGCTCCGGACGCGGTGCGGACAGGGGGCGGGCCTGGGCGGGGGCGGTCATGACGTCCACCCCACCGGCTCGCCCGCACCCCACTCGACCAGCGCGGTCAGCCACACCATGCCGGCACCGAACGCCGCGAACAGCACCCGGTCGCCCCGCTGGATACGCCCCGCGTCGAGGGCTT is part of the Streptomyces qinzhouensis genome and harbors:
- a CDS encoding SDR family NAD(P)-dependent oxidoreductase, encoding MTAPAQARPLSAPRPERPVALVTGASGGFGAAVAVELDRLGCRVALHYNRAEDGAREVGMRLTNDSVVVQADVSSWESVTALYRRVAEELGEVDVLVSNAAVRKDALMMSQSPEVWGEVIETNLMGTFHVCRAVLPSMVKRRWGRIINVVSPSALVATSGQTAYAASKAGVIGLTRTLAVECGRRGVTVNALSPGFMETRMTANASEKFRQSLAAKLPVPRLTTPEEVAPAIGVFLDNDYLTGQILSVDGGISLT
- a CDS encoding HEAT repeat domain-containing protein, yielding MAEEDTDTMRMVQGLESGSSSMRLRAAMAVGTVPNERFVGRLVERCAVEPDFSVREALTWALTRHSASVTVPLLIGELRSECAQARSQALHTLSKIGDRRAWPAITRGLLTDADEEVARSAWRAAGVLVPEGAEPWLAGVLASQLGRGGHEVQLSLSRALIALGEMIVPVLHGAMAGSGPARVRRHAIATEHLFRDPDAGFAFAVEEAKRVVALGPPGREG